From one Rosa rugosa chromosome 4, drRosRugo1.1, whole genome shotgun sequence genomic stretch:
- the LOC133743689 gene encoding general transcription and DNA repair factor IIH subunit TFB1-1-like codes for MSNPQVIKRAKYKTSIKDPGTPGLLTMMENRFVFRPNDPTSPSKLDVGFHQIKGQKNTKEGSNKPPWLNISNNKDGSYIFEFESYPDLHACREIIANTLEAAKGSSAATISSTAKASSSTNEQYSTAELELRMKLMQEDSELQKLHKQFVGSGVLTESEFWATRKKLLDGDSRKKSKQRVGFKSSMILDIKPMTDGRMNKVTFNLTDEIKYQIFALKPAVHQAYIDLVPSKMTEKDFWNKYFRAEYLHSTKNVVAAAAEAAEDEELAIFLKEDEILAREARQKIQQVDPTLDMEADQGDDYIHLPDHGIFRDGNKDITELQNDQYRRTLSQDLNRQGAVVLQGRNLDVDPEDPRTIAEALMRSRQEPSDSAVQERLDRLTRMTEIDDLQESHDHPVAPLCIKDPRDYFDTQQANALRTLDDSRTGTEQTKRKLSTEEAYGALKESISKIKSIGLSNSTVKPEVALTVFNGLTQNISSTKYQLGKNPRESILDGLPNRTKEELLHHWMSIQELLRHFWSSYPITTSSLYTKVGRLKDAMSQIYRQLEEIKEAVQSDFRHQVSLLVRPMHQALDAAFQHYEADLQKRAAKSGELPNGNG; via the exons ATGTCGAACCCGCAAGTGATTAAGCGTGCAAAATACAAGACTTCAATTAAAGACCCGGGAACTCCTGGTCTTCTAACTATG ATGGAGAACAGGTTTGTGTTCAGGCCAAATGATCCCACGTCTCCCTCCAAGCTTGATGTCGGCTTTCATCAAATTAAAG GTCAGAAGAACACTAAGGAGGGATCAAATAAACCACCTTGGCTTAATATCAGCAATAATAAG GATGGGAGTTACATTTTTGAGTTTGAAAGTTATCCTGATCTTCATGCATGCCGAGAAATTATTG CCAACACCCTTGAGGCTGCAAAAGGTTCTTCCGCTGCAACAATTTCTTCAACAGCAAAAGCTTCTTCTTCTACAAATGAACAATATAGTACAGCAGAGTTAGAGCTCCGGATGAAGCTTATGCAAGAAGACAG TGAACTGCAGAAACTTCACAAGCAGTTTGTGGGCAGTGGTGTCTTGACAGAATCTGAGTTCTGGGCAACTAGGAAG AAGTTGCTTGATGGAGATAGCCGTAAAAAGTCAAAACAACGGGTTGGTTTTAAAAGTTCGATGATACTGGACATCAAACCTATGACTGATGGTCGG ATGAACAAGGTTACATTCAATTTGACTGATGAGATTAAATATCAG ATTTTCGCCCTGAAACCAGCTGTTCACCAGGCATATATTGATCTCGTTCCCAGTAAG ATGACAGAGAAGGACTTCTGGAACAAATATTTTCGAGCCGAATACCTCCACAGTACAAAAAATGTTGTAGCAGCTGCAGCAGAAGCTGCTGAGGATGAGGAACTGGCGATTTTTTTAAAGGAAGATGAAATATTGGCAAGGGAAGCTCGGCAGAAG ATTCAGCAGGTTGATCCAACTTTGGATATGGAAGCTGATCAAGGGGATGACTATATACATCTTCCG GATCATGGGATCTTTCGTGATGGCAATAAGGACATAACTGAACTACAGAATGATCAATACAGGAGGACTCTTTCGCAAGACCTTAACAGACAAGGCGCTGTTGTTCTTCAAGGAAGAAATCTCG ATGTGGACCCAGAAGATCCAAGAACTATAGCAGAGGCACTTATGCGGTCAAGACAGG AACCTAGTGACAGTGCTGTACAGGAGAGACTTGATAGGCTTACTCGGATGACTGAGATAGAcgaccttcaagaatctcatgATCATCCAGTTGCTCCATTATGTATCAAG GATCCTCGAGACTACTTTGATACACAACAAGCTAATGCACTTAGAACTTTGGATGACTCGCGTACTGGTACTGAGCAAACAAAACGCAAGCTGTCTACTGAGGAAGCATATGGCGCCTTAAAGGAGTCTATATCTAAAATTAAGAGCATTGGATTGAGCAATTCCACAGTTAAACCAGAAGTTGCTCTTACG GTTTTTAATGGGCTGACCCAGAATATTTCAAGTACCAAATATCAACTTGGGAAGAATCCTCGAGAGAGTATTCTGGATGGGTTGCCAAACAGAACCAAAGAGGAACTCTTACAT CATTGGATGTCCATTCAAGAACTACTGAGGCATTTTTGGTCTTCATATCCAATTACAACTTCTTCTTTGTATACTAAG GTAGGCAGACTGAAGGATGCCATGTCACAAATTTATCGACAGCTAGAG GAGATAAAGGAAGCTGTGCAGTCAGACTTCAGGCACCAGGTCTCCCTCCTTGTTCGTCCAATGCATCAG GCTCTAGATGCTGCTTTTCAGCATTATGAAGCTGACTTACAGAAAAGAGCTGCAAAGAGTGGAGAGTTGCCAAATGGGAATGGGTAG